A region from the Benincasa hispida cultivar B227 chromosome 8, ASM972705v1, whole genome shotgun sequence genome encodes:
- the LOC120083909 gene encoding uncharacterized protein LOC120083909, translated as MGSDRGAENWRFVKQVVEGRWFSVFAAFLIMIGCGSTYLFGTYSKVLKTKFDYNQTQLSHLGFAKDLGSNLGVFAGLFAEVAPPWMLFLVGLTLNFFSYFMIWLSVTEYVPKPELWLMFIYIYISANAQNFANTAVMVTSVRNFPDQRGIILGLLKGFVGLGGAILTQIYFAIYGHQDPINLVLLLSWLPSIICFLFFLSFRTIKARKHPQELKVFFHLLYVSITMAVFILFLTITQKHTPFTHANYVGGTSVIVVLLCLPLLIAIKEELFLFKLNKQTKDPSVVVSIPVQKLEEISETSSPCFSNKRSNKPQRGEDFGIVQALFSKDMALIFIATVSACGSSVAAIDNLGQIAESLNYPSETINVFVSWISIFNFFGRVCSGFVSETLMTKYKLPRPLMFGLTQVITSIGLISIAFPYKDSVYAASLIIGFGFGAQTPLLFALISDLFGLKHYSTLLNCGQLAVPFGSYIMNVHVVGKFYDREATKIGNVKNGKGLTCTGTHCFSESFQILVLVTLFGAMTSFVLAYRTREFYKGDIYKRYRDDQMWSTQSDTELYSSDNKKMKNDTTDNDDDGSKFVSK; from the coding sequence ATGGGCTCGGACCGTGGTGCAGAAAATTGGCGATTTGTGAAGCAAGTTGTCGAAGGACGATGGTTTTCGGTATTCGCCGCATTTCTCATCATGATCGGCTGTGGTTCAACTTACTTGTTTGGTACATACTCGAAAGTTTTAAAGACCAAATTTGATTATAATCAAACGCAACTTAGCCACTTGGGATTCGCTAAAGATCTCGGTTCCAACCTCGGTGTTTTTGCTGGACTTTTTGCCGAGGTGGCTCCGCCGTGGATGCTTTTCCTTGTAGGCTTAACCCTCAACTTCTTCAGCTACTTCATGATTTGGCTCTCTGTTACTGAGTACGTCCCAAAGCCTGAACTGTGGCTAAtgtttatttacatttacatttCCGCTAATGCACAAAACTTTGCCAATACGGCCGTCATGGTAACTAGTGTCAGAAACTTCCCTGATCAAAGAGGCATCATTTTAGGCCTTCTCAAGGGCTTTGTGGGCCTTGGTGGAGCCATTTTAACTCAAATCTATTTTGCCATTTATGGCCATCAAGATCCTATCAATCTTGTACTCCTTCTTTCATGGCTACCCTCCATTATATGcttcttgttttttctttcatttcgaACGATCAAAGCTAGGAAGCATCCACAAGAACTCAAAGTGTTCTTCCATTTACTTTACGTCTCCATTACAATGGCGGTCTTCATCTTGTTTCTCACCATAACCCAAAAACACACTCCTTTCACTCATGCTAATTATGTTGGTGGCACGTCCGTCATTGTTGTCTTGCTCTGTCTCCCTCTCTTGATAGCTATTAAAGAAGAATTGTTTCTCTTCAAACTCAATAAACAAACCAAAGATCCTTCAGTTGTAGTTTCAATTCCTGTTCAAAAACTTGAAGAAATTTCTGAAACTTCTTCACCTTGTTTCTCAAATAAAAGATCTAACAAGCCTCAAAGAGGAGAAGATTTTGGTATCGTACAAGCTCTGTTTAGCAAAGACATGGCTCTTATTTTCATAGCAACAGTTTCAGCTTGTGGTTCATCAGTTGCTGCCATTGATAATCTTGGCCAAATCGCTGAATCACTTAACTATCCATCTGAAACCATAAATGTCTTCGTTTCATggatttccattttcaatttcttcGGCCGGGTTTGCTCCGGTTTCGTCTCCGAAACTCTTATGACAAAATACAAATTACCTCGTCCTCTTATGTTTGGCCTTACCCAAGTTATAACTAGCATTGGTCTAATCTCCATTGCTTTCCCTTATAAAGATTCAGTGTATGCAGCTTCATTGATTATTGGGTTTGGATTTGGAGCTCAAACTCCATTGCTATTTGCTTTAATCTCTGATCTCTTTGGGCTTAAACATTACTCCACGCTTCTGAATTGTGGGCAATTGGCAGTTCCATTTGGATCTTATATAATGAATGTTCATGTAGTGGGGAAGTTTTACGATCGGGAAGCTACGAAAATCGGTAACGTGAAGAATGGGAAGGGGCTAACTTGTACAGGAACTCATTGCTTTAGTGAGTCTTTCCAGATTTTGGTTTTAGTGACATTGTTTGGAGCAATGACTTCCTTTGTGTTGGCTTATAGAACTAGAGAGTTTTATAAAGGGGATATATACAAGAGATATAGAGATGATCAAATGTGGAGTACTCAATCGGATACGGAATTATATTCTTCGGATaataagaagatgaagaacGACACTActgataatgatgatgatggaAGCAAATTTGTCtcaaaataa
- the LOC120083910 gene encoding DNA-directed RNA polymerase subunit beta'-like: MELAKHFIRTNIEPEWMVLCLLPVLPPELRPIIQIDGGKLMSSDINELYRRVIYRNNTLIDLLTTSRSTPGELVMCQEKLVQEAVDTLLDNGIRGQPMRDGHNKVYKRCN, from the coding sequence ATGGAATTAGCTAAGCATTTTATTCGAACAAATATAGAACCCGAATGGATGGTTTTATGTCTATTACCTGTTCTTCCTCCCGAGCTGAGACCGATCATTCAGATAGATGGGGGTAAACTAATGAGCTCGGATATTAATGAACTCTATAGAAGAGTTATCTATCGGAACAATACTCTTATTGATCTATTAACAACAAGTAGATCTACGCCAGGAGAATTAGTAATGTGTCAGGAGAAATTGGTACAAGAAGCCGTGGATACACTTCTTGATAATGGAATCCGCGGACAACCAATGAGGGATGGCCATAATAAGGTTTACAAGCGATGTAATTGA